In Candidatus Eisenbacteria bacterium, the genomic window TGGTAAGGTCAGGGGGCTGAAACTTTCAACCCCAGTAAAATCAATTTGGGAAAAAGATATCTTATAGGGTGAGGCCTCCCAAAAGGACCTCTCCCAGGGGAATCATCGGCATGCAGCAGATCCCGCTTAAACAGCGTCCTATGGTGGGTGTTTCCCTTATGACGGATCTTTCTTCTCTGGCTGAGCACGGCCCGCGGTTTGGTATCAATTGTTCGTACATTCATGCTCTGAGGGGGTCCGGCGCGATTCCGGTTCCCATTTTGCCGGGGCGGCCGGATGAAACGGCGCTCTTCGCTCCTTTCCTCAGCGGGTTGTTGCTGCCCGGCGGATCCGATTTGGCTGCGGGGCGCTACCATCAGGAGCCGGTTGATCCTCAAGAAACGCCGGATCCTGATCGGGAGGCGTTGGAGTGGGATTTACTGCGCTGGGCCGATGGGACGGGCCTGCCGGTGCTGGCGATTTGTCTCGGTATCCAGACCGTCAATACCTTCCGAGGGGGCACGCTGATACAAGATCTCCGCCGCCGAGGGCCGGAAGTTCTGGATCATGGGTACCTCAAAGGGTACTCCCGCCGGACACTTGCCCATTCCGTACGGATTGATCCGGAGTCGCGGCTGGCCGCTCTCATGGAGCAGGATCAAGTGTCGGTGAACTCCCTGCATCACCAGGCGATCGATAAGATTGGAGCGGGTCTTCGCGCGGTGGCCTGGGCGCCCGATGGTATTGTAGAGGGATTGGAAGATGAGAATCCAAACCGCTTTCTGGTCGCCGTTCAGTTTCATCCCGAAGAGATGATGGAAGCGCCGGCGGCGCAAAAGATTTTCGTGGGATTCGTCGAAGGGTGCCGCGCTTGGAAAGAGGGGCTTAATCCGCCGTATCGACCCACCGCCCGTCCGCTTTGATCAATGCCACCAGCGCCTCATCCGCCTCATCCGGCGCCAGGTTCCGCTCCACCCTGATCTTGCCCCGGTATAGATCAATCTTACCGACACCCGATCCGACATAGCCGAAATCAGCATCGGCCATTTCACCCGGCCCATTGACAATGCAGCCCATCACGGCAATTTTGACACCTTTCAGATGCCCGGTTCTCCGGCGGATCCGCTCGGTGGTTGTCTCCAGATTGAAAAGGGTGCGCCCGCATGAAGGGCAGGAGATGAATTCGGCCCGCGTCAGGCGCCGGCGGACCGATTGTAAAATGCCGAAGGCGATGGAGATGGGGTTGGGTTCGTTCGCCTTTCCGGACGCCGGACCGGCCAGGAGCGCTTCGCCGCCCGATTCCAGCAAGGCCGGTCCCGCCGACAGGGCTTGTTCTATCGGATCCCCGCAAAGCCTGAGGATAAGCGCAACATTGGCGGACAGTCCGGCATCGGCAAGGGCGCCCACCGTCTGCCAAACCCGGTGCCGGAGATCCTGCCTGATAATGACAAGGGCCGTTCGGGAGAGTCCGGCCTTTAAGACCCGGCGGCAGACGGACACAGCGGTCCGCGGATCGGGTATTTCCCAGAAGAGAGGGCAGCCGTCTCCGATCGATGCGCAGACGGTTTCAACAGGGAGCCGGTTCCCTTCGTCAAGACCATTGTTGAGCTCCGGAATGAGGGAGATGCCCCCGACCATAGCGGCAAGATTAAAAAGGATTTGTGGATCCACCGCGTCATTGTAGAAGCCGCGATAGATTAGAGGGGTTTGACGCATGCCGGCCTC contains:
- a CDS encoding gamma-glutamyl-gamma-aminobutyrate hydrolase family protein (Members of this family of hydrolases with an active site Cys residue belong to MEROPS family C26.) is translated as MQQIPLKQRPMVGVSLMTDLSSLAEHGPRFGINCSYIHALRGSGAIPVPILPGRPDETALFAPFLSGLLLPGGSDLAAGRYHQEPVDPQETPDPDREALEWDLLRWADGTGLPVLAICLGIQTVNTFRGGTLIQDLRRRGPEVLDHGYLKGYSRRTLAHSVRIDPESRLAALMEQDQVSVNSLHHQAIDKIGAGLRAVAWAPDGIVEGLEDENPNRFLVAVQFHPEEMMEAPAAQKIFVGFVEGCRAWKEGLNPPYRPTARPL